In a genomic window of Pseudoxanthomonas sp. Root65:
- a CDS encoding carboxylesterase/lipase family protein, with protein MTSSLDTASRRRFLAQLAGTSGLALASACLPAGADTVQATSATTRSGRIAGRVDRGIHVFRGLPYGADTATRRFQRAVRETPWTGVRDATRFGASAPQRGDADGQPVSEDCLFLNVCTPALRDGGRRPILFYIHGGGYNNGSGSHPLYDGANLCRRGDVVVVTVNHRLNAFGYLHLGESGDERVMDAGNIGQLDLIDALHWVREHAHEFGGDAGNVTVFGQSGGGAKIATLMAMPAADGLFHKAMTMSGQQVTAAGPRAAAQRSALFLGELGLRPGDIDALLAMPMARLLDATRLRDPSRAEDTSLYFGPVLDARNLHRHPFYPDAPAQSARIPMIIGNTRDETRAFLGNDEANFSLTWEQVPQKLREQQYVDLSPEVVIAEYRRLYPDYTPSEVFFAATTAGRSWRGAVIEAEERAKQGAPAWVYQVDWRSPAENGRLRAFHTLDIPLVFDNIGAEGSKTGADARARTMAARMSAALIALARHGDPNHAGLPAWAPYTLPQRQTMVFDDESRMQDDPRGGERRLYERVPFIQRGTM; from the coding sequence ATGACGTCATCGCTAGATACGGCCTCGCGCCGCCGCTTCCTGGCCCAACTGGCCGGCACCTCCGGACTCGCGCTGGCGTCGGCCTGCCTCCCGGCTGGCGCCGATACCGTTCAGGCCACGTCCGCGACCACCCGCAGCGGACGCATTGCCGGCCGCGTGGACCGTGGCATCCATGTGTTCCGTGGCCTGCCCTACGGCGCCGATACCGCCACCCGACGCTTCCAGCGCGCCGTGCGCGAAACGCCCTGGACCGGCGTGCGCGATGCCACCCGCTTCGGCGCATCTGCGCCCCAGCGCGGCGACGCCGACGGACAGCCGGTCAGCGAGGACTGTCTCTTCCTCAACGTCTGCACCCCTGCCCTGCGCGATGGCGGCAGGCGTCCGATCCTGTTCTACATCCACGGCGGCGGCTACAACAACGGCTCGGGATCCCATCCGCTCTACGACGGCGCGAACCTGTGCCGGCGCGGCGACGTGGTGGTGGTCACCGTCAACCACCGGCTCAACGCGTTCGGCTATCTGCATCTGGGCGAGAGCGGCGACGAGCGCGTGATGGACGCCGGCAACATCGGCCAGCTGGACCTGATCGATGCGCTGCACTGGGTGCGCGAACACGCCCACGAGTTCGGCGGCGACGCCGGCAACGTCACCGTGTTCGGCCAGTCGGGCGGCGGCGCGAAGATCGCCACATTGATGGCAATGCCGGCGGCCGATGGCCTGTTCCACAAGGCGATGACCATGAGCGGCCAGCAGGTCACCGCCGCCGGCCCGCGCGCGGCGGCGCAGCGCAGCGCGCTGTTCCTGGGCGAACTCGGACTGCGGCCGGGCGACATCGACGCCTTGCTGGCGATGCCGATGGCGCGGCTGCTGGACGCCACGCGGTTGCGCGACCCCTCGCGCGCCGAAGACACCTCGCTCTATTTCGGCCCGGTGCTGGATGCGCGCAACCTGCATCGCCATCCGTTCTATCCGGATGCGCCCGCGCAGTCGGCGCGCATCCCGATGATCATCGGCAACACGCGCGACGAGACCCGCGCCTTCCTTGGCAACGACGAGGCGAATTTCTCCCTGACGTGGGAACAGGTGCCGCAGAAACTGCGCGAACAGCAGTATGTGGACCTGTCGCCGGAGGTGGTGATCGCCGAGTACCGGCGGCTGTATCCGGACTACACGCCGTCCGAGGTCTTCTTCGCGGCGACCACCGCAGGACGTTCGTGGCGTGGCGCGGTGATCGAAGCCGAGGAGCGAGCGAAGCAGGGCGCGCCCGCCTGGGTCTACCAAGTGGACTGGCGCTCACCCGCCGAGAACGGGCGCCTGCGGGCATTCCATACGCTCGACATCCCGTTGGTGTTCGACAACATCGGCGCGGAAGGATCGAAGACGGGGGCCGACGCACGCGCCCGCACGATGGCCGCGCGCATGAGCGCCGCGCTGATCGCCCTCGCCCGCCACGGCGATCCGAACCACGCCGGCCTGCCCGCGTGGGCCCCGTACACGCTGCCGCAGCGGCAGACGATGGTGTTCGACGACGAAAGCCGGATGCAGGACGACCCGCGCGGCGGCGAGCGCCGACTCTACGAACGGGTGCCCTTC
- a CDS encoding NAD(P)/FAD-dependent oxidoreductase has translation MVPTHDVLVIGGGAAGLMTALTAGQRGLRVLVVEHANKVGKKILMSGGGRCNFTNTGTTPVNFLSANPHFCKSALARYTPADFIGLVERHRVAYHEKELGQLFCDVSSKLIVKLLVDECLVAGVRIETGCSVQKVEQADGLFRLETTLGRFAAPSLVVATGGLSIPSMGATGFGYDLAKQFGHDLLPTRAGLVPLTLSGKHQERLADLSGVAFPVEARCGKAHFRNFMLLTHRGVSGPSILQISSYWQPGDNLRLDLLPDRDALDWLQGQQRQRPDAELKTVLSDALPRRFAQRLCEVWLPNRPMKQFNAPQLKDAAALLAGWPLVASGTEGYRTAEVTLGGVDTDGVSSSTMMSKRVPGLFFVGEVLDVTGWLGGYNFQWAWASGHAAGMAA, from the coding sequence ATGGTGCCGACCCACGACGTCCTGGTCATCGGCGGCGGTGCGGCCGGCCTGATGACCGCATTGACCGCCGGCCAGCGCGGCCTGCGCGTGCTGGTGGTCGAGCACGCCAACAAGGTCGGCAAGAAGATCCTGATGTCCGGCGGCGGCCGCTGCAATTTCACCAACACCGGCACCACGCCGGTCAACTTCCTGTCGGCCAATCCCCACTTCTGCAAGTCGGCGCTGGCGCGCTACACGCCGGCCGATTTCATCGGGCTGGTCGAACGGCACCGCGTCGCGTACCACGAGAAGGAGCTCGGCCAGCTGTTCTGCGACGTGTCCTCCAAGCTGATCGTCAAGCTGCTGGTCGACGAATGCCTGGTCGCCGGCGTGCGTATCGAGACCGGCTGCAGCGTGCAAAAAGTGGAGCAGGCCGATGGCCTGTTCCGGCTGGAGACGACGCTGGGCCGCTTCGCCGCGCCGTCGCTGGTGGTCGCCACCGGCGGGCTGTCGATCCCGAGCATGGGCGCGACCGGCTTCGGCTACGACCTGGCGAAGCAATTCGGCCACGACCTGCTGCCGACGCGTGCCGGCCTGGTGCCGCTGACGCTCAGCGGCAAGCACCAGGAGCGGCTGGCCGACCTCAGCGGTGTCGCCTTCCCGGTGGAAGCGCGTTGCGGGAAGGCGCACTTCCGCAACTTCATGCTGCTCACCCACCGCGGGGTCAGCGGGCCGTCGATCCTGCAGATCTCCTCGTACTGGCAACCCGGCGACAACCTGCGCCTGGACCTGCTGCCGGACCGCGACGCGCTGGACTGGCTGCAGGGCCAGCAGAGGCAGCGTCCCGATGCCGAACTGAAGACGGTGCTGTCCGACGCACTGCCACGCCGGTTCGCCCAGCGCCTGTGCGAGGTCTGGCTGCCCAACCGGCCGATGAAGCAGTTCAATGCGCCGCAACTCAAGGATGCCGCCGCCCTGCTTGCCGGATGGCCGCTGGTCGCCAGCGGTACCGAGGGCTACCGCACGGCCGAAGTCACCCTGGGCGGCGTGGACACCGATGGCGTGTCCAGCAGCACGATGATGTCGAAGCGGGTGCCGGGCCTGTTCTTTGTCGGCGAGGTGCTGGACGTCACCGGCTGGCTGGGCGGATACAACTTCCAGTGGGCGTGGGCTTCCGGCCACGCCGCGGGCATGGCGGCCTGA
- a CDS encoding YaeQ family protein encodes MALKSTVVKAELQISDMDRHYYGAHGLTLAQHPSETDERLMVRLLAFALHADDRLEFGKGLSNEEEPDLWRKDYTGLIDQWIDLGQPDESRIRKACGKAGEVIVVNYGGRAADLWWERNAALLARHRNLTVLDIAPETVDAVTALMVRSMRFNVMIQDGEMQWMTDDLVVSVIPSIRQAGLARAA; translated from the coding sequence ATGGCCCTCAAGTCCACCGTCGTCAAAGCCGAACTGCAGATCAGCGACATGGACCGGCACTACTACGGCGCCCACGGCCTGACCCTGGCCCAGCACCCGTCGGAGACCGACGAGCGGCTGATGGTCCGGCTGCTGGCCTTCGCCCTCCATGCCGACGACCGCCTGGAGTTCGGCAAGGGCCTGAGCAACGAGGAAGAGCCCGATCTGTGGCGCAAGGACTACACCGGACTGATCGACCAGTGGATCGACCTGGGCCAGCCGGACGAATCCCGCATCCGAAAGGCCTGCGGTAAGGCGGGCGAAGTCATCGTGGTCAACTACGGCGGCCGCGCGGCCGACCTCTGGTGGGAGCGGAACGCGGCGCTGCTGGCGCGTCACCGCAACCTGACCGTGCTCGACATCGCCCCGGAGACGGTCGACGCCGTGACCGCCCTGATGGTGCGCAGCATGCGCTTCAACGTGATGATCCAGGACGGCGAGATGCAGTGGATGACCGACGACCTCGTGGTCAGCGTGATCCCGTCCATCCGCCAGGCAGGCCTCGCCCGGGCCGCCTGA
- a CDS encoding cold-shock protein, which translates to MSDRQTGTVKWFNDAKGFGFITPQSGPDLFVHFRSIQGNGFKSLKEGQAVSFVAVQGQKGMQADQVQPL; encoded by the coding sequence ATGTCTGATCGTCAGACCGGTACCGTCAAGTGGTTCAACGACGCCAAGGGCTTCGGCTTCATCACCCCGCAGAGCGGCCCCGACCTGTTCGTGCACTTCCGCTCGATCCAGGGCAATGGCTTCAAGTCGCTGAAGGAAGGCCAGGCGGTCTCCTTCGTCGCCGTGCAGGGCCAGAAGGGCATGCAGGCCGACCAGGTGCAGCCGCTGTAA
- the dbpA gene encoding ATP-dependent RNA helicase DbpA yields the protein MIDFTSLPLAPGLQQGVQALGYTRPTPIQARSLPAILDGRDVIAQAPTGSGKTAAFGLGLLHRLDLATVRTQALVLCPTRELADQVAQQLRKLALGLPNLKVLTLCGGMPLEPQLRSLEAHDPHVVVGTPGRIQELLRKKAVHLGGVRTLVLDEADRMLDMGFEEPIREITGKTPKDRQSLLFSATFTDAIRDIARNTLRDPLEVTVDAPQEQAVIEQRFVRVEPERKQTALAGLLAQRGVDSCVVFCNMRKDVDEVAGSLQHFGFSALALHGDMEQRDRDEVLVRFANRSCNVLVASDVAARGLDIEDLALVVNYDMPSDADTYVHRIGRTGRAGRGGLAISLCTPRELPRATVIEERLGAPLLWDRSVPPAPKANTAPPATMTTLRIDAGKTDKLRPGDVLGALTGDAGLSASAIGKIHVFATRTYVAVAREKAAAALSRLNAGKIKGRSFRVRKL from the coding sequence ATGATCGATTTCACTTCTCTTCCGCTGGCGCCCGGCCTGCAGCAGGGCGTCCAGGCGCTCGGCTACACCCGTCCCACCCCCATCCAGGCCCGCAGCCTGCCCGCCATCCTCGACGGCCGCGATGTCATTGCGCAGGCGCCGACCGGCAGCGGCAAGACGGCCGCGTTCGGACTGGGCCTGCTGCACCGGCTGGATCTTGCCACCGTGCGCACGCAGGCGCTGGTGCTCTGCCCCACGCGTGAGCTGGCGGACCAGGTGGCGCAGCAACTGCGTAAGCTGGCGCTCGGTCTTCCCAACCTGAAAGTGCTGACGCTCTGCGGCGGCATGCCGCTGGAGCCGCAGCTGCGCTCGCTGGAAGCGCACGACCCGCACGTCGTGGTCGGCACGCCCGGCCGCATCCAGGAACTGCTGCGCAAGAAGGCGGTGCACCTGGGCGGCGTGCGCACGCTGGTGCTGGACGAAGCGGACCGCATGCTCGACATGGGCTTCGAGGAGCCGATCCGCGAGATCACCGGCAAGACGCCGAAGGATCGCCAGAGCCTGCTGTTCTCCGCCACCTTCACCGATGCCATCCGCGATATCGCCCGCAACACCCTGCGCGATCCGCTGGAAGTCACGGTGGATGCGCCGCAGGAACAGGCAGTGATCGAGCAGCGCTTCGTGCGCGTGGAGCCGGAGCGCAAGCAGACCGCCCTGGCCGGACTGCTGGCGCAGCGCGGCGTCGATTCGTGCGTGGTGTTCTGCAATATGCGCAAGGACGTGGACGAAGTGGCCGGTTCGCTGCAGCACTTCGGCTTCTCCGCGCTGGCCCTGCATGGCGACATGGAACAGCGCGACCGCGACGAGGTGCTGGTGCGCTTCGCCAACCGCAGCTGCAACGTGCTGGTCGCCAGCGATGTCGCAGCGCGCGGTCTGGACATCGAAGACCTGGCCCTGGTCGTCAACTACGACATGCCCAGCGACGCCGACACCTACGTGCACCGCATCGGCCGCACCGGTCGCGCCGGTCGCGGCGGGCTGGCGATCAGCCTGTGCACACCGCGCGAACTGCCGCGGGCCACGGTGATCGAGGAACGCCTGGGCGCCCCGCTGCTGTGGGACCGCAGCGTCCCGCCCGCGCCGAAGGCCAACACCGCACCGCCTGCCACGATGACCACGTTGCGCATCGATGCGGGCAAGACCGACAAGCTGCGTCCCGGCGACGTGCTGGGTGCATTGACCGGCGACGCCGGCCTGTCCGCGTCCGCCATCGGCAAGATCCATGTGTTCGCCACGCGCACCTACGTGGCCGTCGCGCGCGAGAAGGCCGCCGCCGCGCTGTCGCGACTCAACGCCGGCAAGATCAAGGGCCGCAGCTTTCGCGTGCGCAAGCTCTGA
- a CDS encoding barstar family protein yields MSDSGFDPGLADPARAGVFFVTDDDLDPLSAVGRDAGLLARRIDLSGCDSKSALLLRIATVLDFPQSSGRNWDALSDSLRDLSWLEAPGYVLLFEQAHELRDRAEDDFDTLLDILDEVSQFWTANDVPFWSFIALPEEDFPDLQ; encoded by the coding sequence ATGAGCGACTCCGGCTTCGATCCCGGCCTGGCCGATCCCGCGCGCGCGGGCGTGTTCTTCGTCACCGACGACGATCTGGATCCGTTGTCCGCCGTCGGCCGCGACGCCGGCCTGCTGGCCCGCCGCATCGACCTGTCCGGCTGCGACAGCAAGTCCGCGCTGCTGCTGCGCATCGCCACGGTGCTGGACTTCCCGCAAAGCTCGGGACGCAACTGGGACGCGCTGTCCGACAGCCTGCGCGACCTGTCCTGGCTGGAGGCGCCGGGCTACGTGCTGCTGTTCGAACAGGCGCACGAACTGCGCGACCGCGCCGAGGACGATTTCGACACCCTGCTGGACATCCTGGACGAGGTGTCGCAGTTCTGGACCGCGAACGACGTTCCGTTCTGGTCGTTCATCGCCCTGCCGGAAGAGGACTTCCCCGACCTCCAGTAG
- a CDS encoding ribonuclease domain-containing protein: MSRRSRARRQSRQRLPLIAFVMLLVLGAGAWWWSQSDDAPAPSATTARETPESTQTSAVLALPPVEQTRPGALAGEVPDVAPPVAPAAPSASRSTGALPAFLPPEAQHTLTLIQRGGPFPHRQDGSVFQNREGRLPRQSRGYYREYTVDTPGLDHRGERRIVTGGQPPREYYYTDDHYESFRRFEIGGEATP; the protein is encoded by the coding sequence ATGAGTCGACGTTCCCGCGCACGCCGCCAGAGCCGCCAACGCCTTCCCTTGATCGCCTTCGTGATGCTGCTCGTGCTGGGTGCGGGCGCGTGGTGGTGGTCGCAAAGCGACGATGCGCCCGCCCCATCAGCCACCACCGCACGGGAAACCCCCGAGTCCACCCAGACCAGCGCCGTGCTGGCGCTGCCGCCGGTGGAGCAGACCCGTCCCGGCGCACTCGCCGGCGAGGTGCCCGACGTCGCGCCGCCTGTCGCGCCTGCCGCGCCATCGGCATCGCGCAGCACCGGCGCACTGCCCGCCTTCCTGCCGCCGGAAGCCCAGCACACCCTGACGCTGATCCAGCGCGGCGGGCCGTTCCCGCACCGGCAGGACGGCAGCGTGTTCCAGAACCGCGAGGGGCGACTGCCGCGGCAATCGCGCGGCTATTACCGCGAGTACACCGTCGACACCCCGGGACTGGACCATCGCGGCGAGCGACGCATCGTCACCGGCGGCCAGCCGCCGCGCGAGTACTACTACACGGACGATCATTACGAGAGTTTCCGCCGGTTCGAGATCGGCGGCGAGGCCACCCCATGA
- a CDS encoding YbaY family lipoprotein, with amino-acid sequence MFRPMLMTACLLALVGCQSPPATAPAPEAPSAASPTSAAIQGRALYMERIAPPPGAILSVQLVDNQLADTPAAVVASADFADLKGPPFAFTLPYDPAKLRPNGQYGLHAGLRDAQGRLWFVTDTRVPVTPGSTAPVEFRMVRAGADPVAPGAGTPWEQARARGSVFRGIGTEPGWSVEVGGGAIPRLWGDLDYGERTIEVAQARRTAQGYAGSTGDGLAVALTTKKESCSDGMSDTEYPASAVLTVGDQTYRGCGRFLTE; translated from the coding sequence ATGTTCCGTCCCATGCTGATGACCGCCTGCCTGCTCGCGCTGGTGGGCTGTCAATCTCCGCCAGCCACGGCGCCGGCGCCGGAGGCGCCTTCTGCGGCTTCGCCCACGTCGGCCGCGATCCAGGGCCGCGCGCTCTACATGGAACGGATCGCGCCGCCGCCCGGCGCGATCCTCAGCGTGCAACTGGTGGACAACCAATTGGCCGACACGCCCGCTGCCGTGGTGGCCAGTGCCGACTTCGCCGATCTCAAGGGTCCCCCGTTCGCCTTCACCCTGCCTTACGACCCGGCAAAGCTGCGCCCGAACGGACAGTACGGCCTGCATGCCGGCCTTCGCGACGCGCAGGGCAGGCTGTGGTTCGTCACCGATACGCGGGTGCCGGTGACGCCGGGCTCGACGGCGCCGGTCGAGTTCCGCATGGTGCGTGCGGGCGCGGACCCGGTGGCGCCTGGTGCGGGCACGCCCTGGGAGCAGGCCCGGGCGCGCGGCAGCGTATTCCGCGGCATCGGCACCGAGCCGGGCTGGTCGGTGGAAGTCGGCGGCGGCGCGATCCCGCGCCTGTGGGGTGACCTGGACTATGGCGAGCGCACCATCGAGGTCGCGCAGGCGCGCAGGACCGCGCAAGGTTATGCCGGCAGCACCGGCGATGGCCTTGCCGTCGCGCTGACCACTAAGAAGGAAAGCTGCAGCGACGGCATGAGCGACACCGAATACCCCGCCTCCGCCGTGCTGACGGTCGGCGACCAGACCTATCGCGGCTGCGGCCGCTTCCTGACGGAATGA
- a CDS encoding ZIP family metal transporter: MNRVLHPFAQTRVLFAWPYVVVTLMIAGVALSLVATIPLDDGSGLRRALRGGGLCALATALGAMPVWVVKHLQQQLADGLLGFGAGVMLAATAFSLVLPGLDAAGRAGYSAWGAAGLVSAGVLLGALALLALDRGVVDDPRDAKRDLVPSRVVLFVLAIVLHNVPEGMAVGVAAGGGLRGAEGLAMGIALQDIPEGLVVALILASAGMARSKAVFIGALSGVAEPVAAVLSAWAVSVSSLLLPWGLAFAAGAMLIAVSHSVIPESNRHGNGTIASLGLAIGFCLMMALDTALG, encoded by the coding sequence ATGAACCGGGTGCTGCATCCTTTCGCCCAGACGCGCGTCCTGTTCGCGTGGCCGTATGTCGTGGTCACGCTGATGATCGCGGGCGTGGCCCTGTCGCTGGTAGCGACGATTCCGTTGGACGACGGCAGCGGGCTGCGGCGTGCGCTGCGTGGTGGTGGTCTGTGCGCGCTGGCGACCGCGCTCGGCGCGATGCCGGTGTGGGTGGTGAAGCACCTGCAACAACAACTGGCGGATGGCCTGCTGGGCTTCGGCGCAGGGGTGATGCTGGCGGCCACGGCGTTCTCGCTGGTGCTGCCGGGGCTGGACGCGGCAGGTCGCGCGGGGTACTCGGCGTGGGGTGCTGCTGGCCTGGTCAGCGCCGGGGTGTTGCTGGGCGCGCTGGCCCTGCTGGCGCTGGACCGCGGCGTGGTGGACGATCCGCGCGATGCGAAGCGCGATCTGGTGCCGTCGCGCGTGGTCCTGTTCGTGCTGGCCATCGTGCTGCACAACGTGCCCGAAGGCATGGCGGTGGGCGTGGCTGCCGGCGGTGGCCTGCGCGGGGCGGAAGGCCTGGCGATGGGCATCGCGCTGCAGGACATCCCCGAGGGCCTGGTCGTGGCGCTGATCCTGGCCAGTGCCGGCATGGCGCGCAGCAAGGCGGTCTTCATCGGCGCGCTGTCGGGCGTGGCCGAGCCGGTCGCGGCGGTACTCAGCGCGTGGGCGGTGTCTGTTTCGTCGTTGCTGTTGCCGTGGGGCCTGGCTTTCGCCGCCGGCGCCATGCTGATCGCCGTCAGCCACAGCGTGATTCCCGAATCCAACCGCCATGGCAACGGGACCATCGCATCGCTCGGCCTGGCGATCGGGTTCTGCCTGATGATGGCGCTCGATACCGCGCTGGGTTGA
- a CDS encoding glutathione S-transferase family protein, whose translation MTEPLTIIGNYLSPYVRKVLVCLELKGIPYRIDPIAPFVGDDAFGRLSPLRRIPVLLDGDLVLNDSTVICEYVQDRFLEVPLYPADPVQRAKARWLEEYCDSQLGDVIVWRMFFQKGVRRFLFNEGTDEDVVRGAREEELPVALDYLEAQLPAQGWIFGEVSIADISIAAFFRNAAFVRYQVDAARWPRVAGLLERAWALPAFHTLARYEDGSLRTPLPEQRAALAAMGAPLTETTYGTAAPRYGVRRPG comes from the coding sequence ATGACCGAACCGCTGACGATCATCGGCAACTACCTGTCGCCCTATGTGCGCAAAGTGCTGGTGTGCCTCGAACTGAAAGGCATCCCGTACCGGATCGATCCCATCGCGCCGTTTGTCGGCGACGACGCGTTCGGCCGGCTCAGTCCGCTGCGCCGTATCCCCGTGCTGCTCGACGGCGACCTGGTGCTCAACGATTCCACCGTGATCTGCGAGTACGTCCAGGATCGCTTCCTCGAGGTCCCGCTGTATCCGGCCGATCCGGTCCAGCGGGCGAAGGCGCGCTGGCTGGAGGAATACTGCGATTCCCAGTTGGGCGATGTCATCGTCTGGCGGATGTTCTTCCAGAAGGGCGTGCGCCGGTTCCTGTTCAACGAAGGCACCGACGAGGACGTCGTGCGCGGGGCGCGCGAGGAGGAACTGCCTGTCGCGCTGGATTACCTGGAGGCCCAGCTGCCGGCACAGGGCTGGATCTTCGGCGAGGTCTCGATCGCCGACATCAGCATCGCGGCGTTCTTCCGCAATGCCGCGTTCGTGCGCTATCAGGTGGACGCAGCGCGCTGGCCGCGCGTGGCGGGCCTGCTCGAACGCGCATGGGCGTTGCCCGCGTTCCACACGCTGGCGCGCTATGAGGACGGGAGCCTGCGTACGCCGCTGCCGGAGCAACGCGCCGCACTGGCCGCGATGGGCGCGCCGCTCACCGAAACCACGTATGGAACTGCCGCGCCGCGCTACGGCGTACGGCGCCCGGGCTGA
- a CDS encoding M14 family metallopeptidase: MLRPLFATLLLALAPLANAQTPLTTVAERSGFIETGRYEEVTALCDAFARRYPTSVRCITFGTSPEGRPMKALIASTSGALTPEQAQRRGLPVVLVQGGIHAGEIDGKDAGFLALREVLDGKAATGALDKLVWVFVPVFNVDGHERFGAWNRPNQRGPKEMGWRTTAQNYNLNRDYLKADTPEMQAMLHLVQRWDPLVTVDLHATNGAQFEHDISIQVEPVHAGDAGLREAGLALRTGVIDDLAKQGSLPLPYYPSFVVNDDPTSGFEDSVPPPRFSHGYYLLRNRIAMLVETHSWKTYPVRVRITGNTVVSVLEHVAREGVSWQAAAKQADIAAASPGGRAEPLTYIAAPTARTVDFRGYAYTRTMSEVSGAPMTRYDETTPQIWKVPLKDDIRPGIVVEAPGAGYLVPAAEASWVAAVLKTHGVEYRLLGKPWQGDADVFRARKASFGAGPVETHQRLTVEGDWQRETRGVPTGSLFVPIAQAKSRLVMALLEPQAPDSLLAWGRFNNAFERKEYMEDYVAETVAREMLQDPAVKAEFERKLRDDKAFAADPGARLAFFYRKHPSWDERYQLYPVLRVDRAP, from the coding sequence ATGCTGCGACCGCTCTTCGCCACCCTGCTGCTGGCCTTGGCACCCCTTGCGAACGCCCAGACCCCGCTGACGACCGTGGCCGAACGCTCCGGCTTCATCGAGACCGGGCGTTACGAAGAAGTCACTGCGCTGTGCGATGCCTTCGCGCGCCGCTATCCGACGTCGGTCCGCTGCATCACCTTCGGCACCAGCCCGGAAGGACGCCCGATGAAGGCACTCATCGCCTCCACCAGCGGCGCGCTGACACCGGAACAGGCACAGCGGCGCGGGTTGCCGGTGGTGCTGGTCCAGGGCGGCATCCACGCCGGCGAGATCGATGGCAAGGACGCGGGCTTTCTCGCCCTGCGCGAGGTGCTGGACGGGAAGGCCGCCACGGGTGCGCTGGACAAGCTTGTGTGGGTGTTCGTGCCGGTGTTCAACGTGGACGGCCACGAACGCTTCGGCGCGTGGAACCGCCCCAACCAGCGTGGCCCGAAGGAAATGGGCTGGCGCACCACCGCGCAGAACTACAACCTCAACCGCGACTACCTGAAGGCCGACACGCCCGAGATGCAGGCGATGCTGCACCTGGTGCAGCGCTGGGATCCACTGGTGACCGTGGACTTGCACGCTACCAATGGCGCGCAGTTCGAGCACGACATCTCGATCCAAGTCGAGCCCGTGCATGCCGGCGACGCCGGCCTGCGCGAGGCTGGCCTGGCGTTGCGCACCGGCGTGATCGATGACCTGGCGAAACAGGGATCGCTGCCCCTGCCCTATTACCCGTCGTTCGTCGTGAACGATGATCCGACCTCGGGCTTCGAGGACAGCGTGCCGCCGCCTCGCTTCTCGCATGGCTACTACCTGCTGCGCAACCGCATCGCCATGCTGGTGGAAACGCACTCGTGGAAGACATACCCGGTGCGGGTGCGCATCACCGGCAACACCGTGGTGTCGGTGCTGGAGCATGTCGCGCGCGAGGGCGTGTCGTGGCAGGCAGCGGCGAAACAGGCTGATATTGCGGCTGCATCGCCCGGCGGTCGAGCGGAACCGCTGACCTACATCGCCGCGCCCACCGCGCGTACCGTCGACTTCCGCGGTTACGCCTACACGCGCACGATGTCGGAGGTGTCCGGCGCACCGATGACGCGCTACGACGAAACCACGCCGCAGATCTGGAAGGTGCCGCTGAAGGACGACATTCGTCCCGGCATCGTCGTCGAGGCACCGGGCGCCGGCTACCTGGTGCCTGCTGCCGAAGCGTCGTGGGTGGCCGCCGTGCTGAAGACGCACGGCGTGGAGTACCGCCTGCTGGGCAAACCCTGGCAGGGCGACGCCGATGTCTTCCGTGCACGCAAGGCCAGCTTCGGCGCCGGCCCGGTGGAGACCCACCAGCGCCTGACGGTGGAAGGCGACTGGCAGCGCGAGACGCGCGGCGTGCCGACCGGCTCGCTGTTCGTGCCGATCGCACAAGCAAAATCGCGCCTGGTGATGGCGTTGCTGGAACCGCAGGCACCGGATTCGCTGCTGGCGTGGGGGCGTTTCAACAACGCCTTCGAGCGCAAGGAGTACATGGAAGATTACGTGGCCGAGACGGTGGCGCGCGAGATGCTGCAGGACCCGGCAGTGAAGGCCGAGTTCGAGCGCAAGCTGCGCGATGACAAGGCCTTCGCGGCGGATCCTGGCGCGCGGCTGGCGTTCTTTTACCGCAAGCATCCCTCGTGGGACGAGCGTTACCAGCTGTATCCGGTGCTGCGGGTGGATAGGGCGCCCTGA